A single region of the Mugil cephalus isolate CIBA_MC_2020 chromosome 4, CIBA_Mcephalus_1.1, whole genome shotgun sequence genome encodes:
- the LOC125006329 gene encoding nuclear factor 7, ovary-like, giving the protein MASQTEEDLTCPICHDIFKEPVVLSCSHSFCRSCLKNWWEEKKTPECPDCKETLLIVEPPVSLTLKNLCETFVLERKKKLSTESEPLCNLHAEKLKLFCLDHHQPACLVCRDSKLHINHRFRPIHEFAHEHKGKLQKLLEPVQEKLKIFREVKGNFDETAEHIKVQAEHTERKIKEQFKKLHQFLQEEEEARIKALREEEEQKSQIMKVNIDALSIEIIALSDTIRVTEKELKAEDVSFLLNYKAAVERVQQRPLMDDPQLDSGALIDVAKHLGNLSYNIWDKMKEKVSYSPVILDPNTAHPDLILCEDLTSVRLHSKIKLPENPERMMFFPSVLGSEGFDSGSHSWDVEVGNNTHWRVGVAAESIDRKGLPQSGFLRLLFFQNEYTTRSSPDRAAVVTMKTKLKKVRVHLDWDRGTLSFSDPDTNTHIHTITHTFTEKMFPYFSNGGSLPLKTQPVKETPERKGDWKSRWLFNESVI; this is encoded by the coding sequence ATGGCATCTCAAACTGAGGAGGATCTCACCTGTCCCATCTGCCACGACATCTTCAAAGAGCCTGTTGTCCTGTCCTGCAGCCACAGCTTCTGTAGATCATGTCTGAAAAACTGGtgggaagagaagaaaacaccTGAGTGTCCAGACTGCAAGGAAACGCTGCTAATAGTTGAACCCCCTGTGAGTTTGACTTTAAAGAACCTGTGTGAGACCTTTGtactggagagaaaaaagaaattatctACAGAATCTGAGCCTCTCTGCAATCTGCACGCTGAGAAACTAAAACTATTCTGTCTGGATCACCATCAGCCAGCATGTCTCGTCTGTCGGGATTCAAAATTACACATTAACCATAGGTTCAGACCCATCCACGAATTTGCACATGAGCACAAAGGGAAACTACAGAAGCTCCTGGAACCTGTACAGGAGAAACTGAAGATCTTTAGAGAAGTCAAAGGAAACTTTGATGAAACAGCAGAACACATTAAAGTGCAGGctgaacacacagagaggaagattaaggagcagtttaagaagcttcaccagtttctacaagaggaagaggaggccaggatcaaagctctgagggaggaagaggagcagaagagtcagatcATGAAGGTGAATATTGATGCTCTGAGCATAGAGATAAtagctctttcagacacaatcagagtcacagagaaggagctgaaagctgaagacgtctcattcctgctcaactacaaggctgcagtggaaagagtgcAGCAGCGCCCCTTGatggatgatccacagctggactctggagcTCTCATAGAtgtggccaaacatctgggcaacctgtCCTACAACATCTGGgacaagatgaaggagaaggtcTCCTACAGTCCTGtgattctggatccaaacactgctcatcCAGACCTCATCCTGTgtgaagatctgaccagtgtgaggcTTCATTCGAAGATTAAGCTTCCTGAAAACCCAGAGAGGATGATGTTCTTCCCCTCTGTCCTCGGCTCCGAGGGCTTCGACTCAGGGAGTCACAGCTGGGACGTTGAGGTCGGAAATAACACCCACTGGAGAGTTGGTGTGGCAGCGGAGTCCATTGACAGGAAGGGGCTGCCACAGTCTGGATTTCTGAGACTGCTCTTCTTTCAGAATGAATACACCACCCGCTCCTCACCTGATAGAGCCGCTGTCGTAACAATGAAGACGAAACTGAAGAAGGTCAGAGTTCATCTGGACTGGGACAGAGGGACACTGTCATTCTCGGATcctgacaccaacacacacatacacaccatcacacacactttcactgagaagaTGTTTCCATATTTCAGCAATGGAGGGTCTCTGCCCCTAAAAACGCAACCGGTGAAGGAAACTCCTGAGAGGAAAGGAGACTGGAAGAGTCGGTGGCTTTTTAATGAATCAGTAATCTAA
- the LOC125007043 gene encoding uncharacterized protein LOC125007043 encodes MRGLLTTQSQNCYREQIQKEMMTRLAWKSRYAKLYPSSCKQEDISAETTRLQPPSAEPQAAVPPVVREQGDLPPPVLPVEGEQQLSAPPLMRPVSPQTRRALYQDSHHGKGRSLYLRRRGHIRPEEKFDFPLLSSWEYGWRLGDYTLDYRTPSSARSSVVKNTFYTRNGVFNRPSATDPLG; translated from the exons ATGAGAGGCCTGCTGACGACTCAGAGCCAGAACTGCTACAGGGAGCAGATCCAGAAGGAGATGATGACTCGTTTAGCCTGGAAAAGCCGCTACGCCAAGCTCTACCCGTCCTCCTGCAAACAGGAAGACATCAGCGCGGAGACCACGCGACTCCAGCCACCATCTGCTGAGCCTCA GGCAGCTGTGCCTCCTGTTGTTAGGGAGCAGGGtgaccttcctcctcctgttctccctGTGGAAGGTGAACAGCAGCTCAGCGCTCCTCCTCTGATGAGGCCGGTTTCTCCACAAACTAGACGTGCTCTGTACCAGGACTCTCACCAC GGGAAAGGTCGGAGTCTGTACCTGCGGAGACGTGGACACATTAGACCTGAGGAGAAGTTTGACTTCCCCCTGCTCTCGTCCTGGGAGTACGGCTGGAGGTTAG GTGACTATACTCTGGATTACAGAACTCCGTCCAGCGCCCGGTCGTCGGTGGTGAAAAACACCTTCTACACTAGGAACGGTGTGTTCAACAGGCCCTCAGCCACCGACCCCCTGGGCTGA
- the c1qb gene encoding complement C1q subcomponent subunit B codes for MAPYWLSCSTAVLLLVVHISPVTTQCGGGHPGIPGIPGTHGPNGRDGPKGDKGDTGDAGQPITGQKGAPGPRGPPGRPGLKGDVGTLGPTGPTGRPGPKGRSFNPSNQQKSFFSYKQISQTPELDTPIHFVSQILPNLDPQFQGDHLTNGTFTCAIKGVYFFSYHISARRAVCLKLVKGDESQVMLCDTAEGFLITSWSAMLELEPGDTISLQTTKYNNVVTTQSSTSHTFTGFLIFPTS; via the exons ATG GCCCCCTACTGGCTGAGCTGCAGTACTGCAGTTCTGCTGCTTGTGGTTCACATCTCCCCAGTCACCACGCAGTGTGGCGGGGGACATCCTGGGATTCCTGGGATACCTGGCACACACGGGCCAAATGGCAGGGACGGTCCTAAAGGAGATAAGGGGGACACAG GTGATGCAGGTCAGCCCATCACGGGCCAAAAGGGAGCGCCAGGCCCACGGGGCCCTCCGGGACGGCCCGGGCTGAAGGGGGATGTGGGCACGCTGGGTCCTACAGGACCTACAGGACGACCAGGGCCGAAAGGAAGATCCTTTAATCCTTCCAACCAGCAGAAATCTTTCTTCTCCTACAAACAAATCTCACAAACACCAGAGTTGGACACGCCTATCCATTTCGTAAG TCAGATTTTGCCCAACCTTGACCCACAGTTCCAAGGAGACCATCTGACGAACGGGACGTTCACATGCGCCATCAAAGGCGTCTACTTCTTCAGCTACCATATCTCAGCAAGGAGAGCG GTGTGTCTGAAGCTGGTGAAGGGAGATGAGAGTCAGGTGATGCTGTGCGACACAGCTGAAGGTTTCCTGATCACATCTTGGTCGGCCATGCTTGAGCTGGAGCCCGGAGACACCATCTCGCTGCAAACAACCAAGTACAACAACGTGGTGACGACCCAGAGCAGCACCAGCCACACATTCACCGGCTTCCTTATCTTCCCTACCTCCTAA
- the LOC125006148 gene encoding complement C1q subcomponent subunit C-like — translation MLSLRFLVIGALISSVVPRLVAMETCPATGMPGMPGIPGIPGRDGRDGQKGEKGEPGRWRGGIGPQKGEKGEPGLTGYAGKRGQSGEPGPQGPPGNPGPPGEPGEHGTVGVLQQAAFSVARGTRDHPPKDSVIRFTNIITNINDDYNATAGHFKCRVPGTYYFVYHASLNERLCVLMKMDDTLLTSFCDLRRNRRQVTAGGLAVYLSTGQKIWLETKDYKGMTGTESGYSIFSGFLLHPH, via the exons ATGCTCAGCCTTCGTTTTCTTGTGATCGGAGCCCTGATCTCTTCGGTGGTACCCAGGCTGGTCGCCATGGAGACCTGTCCAGCAACAGGAATGCCCGGGATGCCAG GTATTCCCGGGATTCCTGGAAGAGATGGTCGTGACGGACAGAAAGGGGAGAAAGGAGAGCCAG GTAGGTGGAGGGGTGGCATCGGCCCTCagaagggagagaagggggagCCTGGGTTGACGGGCTACGCCGGTAAACGAGGTCAGAGTGGAGAACCTGGACCACAAGGGCCGCCAGGAAATCCAGGACCTCCAGGAGAACCAGGGGAGCACGG gACTGTTGGAGTCCTGCAGCAGGCGGCCTTCAGCGTGGCCCGAGGAACCCGAGACCACCCGCCAAAAGACAGCGTCATTCGGTTCACCAACATCATCACCAACATCAACGATGACTACAACGCAACGGCAGGACACTTTAA GTGTCGGGTCCCAGGAACATACTACTTTGTGTACCACGCCTCGTTAAATGAACGTCTCTGTGTACTGATGAAGATGGACGACACACTGCTGACTTCGTTCTGCGATCTCCGCCGCAACAGGAGACAG GTGACGGCGGGCGGTCTGGCGGTCTACCTTTCAACGGGTCAGAAGATTTGGTTGGAGACTAAAGATTACAAGGGGATGACAGGAACTGAGAGCGGCTACAGCATCTTTTCGGGCTTCCTGCTGCACCCACACTGA